The DNA window TGCCGCGTTATTTACCAGTTTTGCCTTCTTTTAAGCGCACAAGTTCGCCTTCGTAGCGAATGCCTTTGCCTTTATACGGCTCCGGCGGACGTACGGCGCGAATGTTGGCTGCCAGTTCGCCGACGCGTTGCTTGTCTGCCCCTTTGACGATGATTTTCGTCGCTGCAGGCACTTCAATTTCGAGCCCCTCTTCCGGTTCAATTTCTACCGGGTGGGAGTAACCGACGCTTAATACAAGTTTTTTCCCTTGTTTCGATGCACGGTATCCGACACCGACGAGCTCAAGTGCTTTTTCATAGCCTTTCGAAACGCCTTCGACCATGTTAGCGAGCAAGCTGCGCGTCGTGCCATGGAGCGCGCGATGTTGCTTCTCATCGCTTGGGCGTGTAACGGTGATCACATTGTCTTCAACGTTGATCGTAATATCCGGGTGGAACGTGCGGGTTAATTCCCCTTTCGG is part of the Geobacillus sp. 46C-IIa genome and encodes:
- the rplF gene encoding 50S ribosomal protein L6, whose amino-acid sequence is MSRVGKKPIEIPAGVTVTVNGNTVTVKGPKGELTRTFHPDITINVEDNVITVTRPSDEKQHRALHGTTRSLLANMVEGVSKGYEKALELVGVGYRASKQGKKLVLSVGYSHPVEIEPEEGLEIEVPAATKIIVKGADKQRVGELAANIRAVRPPEPYKGKGIRYEGELVRLKEGKTGK